A genomic stretch from Halanaerobiaceae bacterium ANBcell28 includes:
- a CDS encoding CpsB/CapC family capsule biosynthesis tyrosine phosphatase: MIDIHSHILAAVDDGVRDMEESMAIVRESIKEGIKGIVATPHFMEEGYRPGIDEIREKVSRLEEEIEKENLDFAIYPGAEVFVYPGLARDLSEGLIATINDSSYILLEFPMNYIPANIDELFYDLKVMGYKVIISHPERYREIVQDPNRMLNWIEEGVYAQLNAGSLIGFFGQEVQETAEILLRHNMIQFIGSDLHSLEARGQCLAEGVKRLEEIIGEEGRRIIKNNSLIIEDKQIRTLKPTEYQAKKGFFTKFRNPFKR; the protein is encoded by the coding sequence ATGATAGATATACACAGTCATATTCTGGCGGCAGTTGATGACGGAGTAAGAGACATGGAAGAATCAATGGCTATAGTTCGTGAGTCTATCAAAGAAGGAATCAAAGGTATAGTAGCTACACCACATTTCATGGAAGAAGGCTATCGTCCTGGAATAGATGAGATTAGAGAAAAGGTATCTAGGTTAGAAGAAGAAATTGAAAAAGAAAATTTGGATTTTGCTATATATCCTGGAGCTGAGGTCTTTGTGTATCCTGGCCTGGCAAGGGATTTGAGTGAAGGTTTGATAGCTACTATTAATGATAGTAGCTATATCCTTCTGGAATTTCCTATGAATTATATACCTGCCAATATTGATGAGCTATTCTATGACTTGAAGGTAATGGGTTATAAGGTGATTATCTCACATCCAGAAAGATATAGGGAGATAGTCCAGGATCCTAATAGAATGCTGAACTGGATAGAAGAAGGAGTATATGCCCAGCTAAATGCAGGTAGTCTTATAGGATTCTTTGGCCAGGAGGTTCAAGAAACAGCAGAAATACTTCTAAGACACAATATGATACAATTCATTGGCTCTGACCTTCATTCTCTGGAAGCTAGAGGACAGTGTCTGGCTGAAGGTGTAAAAAGACTAGAAGAAATTATTGGAGAAGAGGGCAGGCGAATCATTAAGAATAACAGCCTGATAATAGAGGATAAACAAATCAGAACTCTAAAACCGACAGAATATCAAGCTAAAAAGGGATTTTTCACAAAATTTAGAAATCCTTTTAAAAGATAG
- a CDS encoding aminotransferase class I/II-fold pyridoxal phosphate-dependent enzyme, which translates to MSERIYLASPHMSDEGYEMQYVKEAFDTNWIAPLGKNVNEFENELASKVGSKAAAALSSGTGAIHLALKAAGVGEGDIVFCPSLTFAASANPIIYQNAVPVFIDSDYETWNICPEALEKAFEKYPEVKAVIVVHLYGLSADMDRIIELCKKHNVVLIEDAAESLGTYYKGKHTGSFGDYGIFSFNGNKIITTSGGGMLVSDNEERIEKVRFWATQSRDKARHYQHSELGFNYRMSNIVAGIGRGQLKVLDQRVEKKKYIFEYYKGELSKLEAVEFMPVNEWDQPNYWLTCMTLKGKIKPVDIMETLEAENIESRPIWKPMHMQPFFEEYDFIGEGVSEDIFKRGVCLPSDTKMIDDDLERVCEIIKGLFL; encoded by the coding sequence ATGAGTGAGCGAATATATTTGGCTTCACCACATATGAGTGATGAAGGCTATGAAATGCAGTATGTAAAGGAAGCTTTCGATACAAATTGGATTGCTCCACTTGGAAAGAATGTAAATGAATTTGAGAATGAACTTGCTTCTAAAGTAGGTAGTAAAGCCGCTGCAGCTCTTTCTTCAGGTACAGGAGCTATTCATCTAGCCCTTAAAGCTGCTGGAGTAGGGGAAGGGGATATTGTCTTTTGTCCAAGCCTTACCTTTGCTGCTAGTGCAAATCCTATAATCTATCAGAATGCTGTTCCAGTTTTTATAGATAGTGATTATGAAACATGGAATATATGCCCTGAAGCATTAGAAAAGGCTTTTGAGAAATATCCTGAAGTAAAGGCAGTAATTGTAGTTCATCTCTATGGTTTGTCTGCTGATATGGATAGGATCATAGAGCTTTGTAAAAAACACAATGTAGTACTTATAGAAGATGCAGCAGAATCTCTAGGCACATACTATAAGGGAAAACATACAGGTAGCTTTGGAGACTATGGGATATTCTCTTTTAACGGAAATAAGATTATCACTACTTCTGGTGGTGGTATGCTTGTCTCTGACAATGAGGAAAGAATAGAAAAGGTGCGATTCTGGGCAACACAGTCAAGAGACAAAGCAAGACATTATCAACATAGTGAGCTAGGCTTTAATTATAGGATGAGTAATATTGTGGCCGGTATTGGTAGAGGTCAGCTTAAAGTCTTAGATCAAAGGGTTGAAAAGAAGAAATATATATTTGAGTATTACAAAGGTGAGCTTTCTAAACTGGAAGCTGTAGAATTCATGCCAGTCAACGAATGGGATCAACCAAACTATTGGTTAACTTGCATGACTTTGAAAGGAAAGATAAAGCCAGTAGATATTATGGAGACTTTAGAAGCTGAGAATATCGAATCTAGGCCTATTTGGAAGCCAATGCATATGCAACCTTTCTTTGAAGAGTATGACTTTATAGGTGAAGGGGTATCTGAGGATATATTCAAAAGAGGTGTATGCTTGCCAAGTGATACCAAGATGATAGATGATGATCTTGAAAGAGTCTGTGAAATTATAAAGGGGTTGTTTTTGTAA
- a CDS encoding CpsD/CapB family tyrosine-protein kinase, whose protein sequence is MLNIFKKKEKLSRQALKSRKNELIVKNNPKSPVAEAYRNIRTNLSFLSPDKPLKTLLFTSSGTAEGKSLTLVNIALSMVQNGKKVIIIDADLRKPMQHKFFEMSNFTGLSSILTGEIELENGLRETGIEGLQLISTGVIPPNPAELLNSRRMEKLLKEAEEVADIILIDSPPVIAVTDAAVLANKVDGVILVIASHQTDKEILIKSQETLERVHANILGVVLNKYPAHEDGKYLHYYYYGHKVKK, encoded by the coding sequence ATGCTTAATATTTTTAAGAAAAAAGAGAAGTTGAGCAGACAGGCTTTAAAAAGTAGGAAAAATGAATTGATAGTAAAGAACAATCCTAAGTCACCAGTGGCTGAGGCATATAGAAATATCAGGACAAATCTTAGCTTTCTTAGTCCTGACAAACCCTTAAAGACTCTACTTTTTACTAGTAGTGGAACAGCAGAGGGTAAGTCATTGACATTGGTGAATATAGCCTTGTCAATGGTGCAAAACGGAAAAAAGGTAATCATCATAGATGCTGACTTGAGAAAACCTATGCAGCATAAGTTCTTTGAGATGAGCAACTTTACTGGCTTAAGTAGTATTCTAACTGGCGAAATAGAGCTTGAGAATGGCTTGAGAGAGACAGGTATAGAGGGTCTGCAGTTGATAAGTACAGGGGTAATACCTCCAAATCCTGCAGAACTTTTGAACTCTCGTAGAATGGAGAAATTGCTCAAAGAGGCAGAAGAAGTAGCAGATATAATATTGATAGATTCACCACCAGTAATTGCTGTAACAGATGCAGCAGTACTGGCTAATAAAGTAGATGGTGTGATCCTGGTAATAGCATCACATCAGACAGATAAAGAAATTCTAATAAAATCTCAAGAGACATTAGAAAGAGTCCATGCTAATATTCTAGGAGTGGTCTTGAATAAATATCCAGCCCATGAAGACGGAAAATACTTACACTATTACTACTATGGGCATAAAGTTAAAAAATAG
- a CDS encoding glycosyltransferase, producing MRSFWGKKKLLNGQTIKTKLLNKELNIAIGSNNIQIVDTHGWKRNPYKLILECIKLHKHCENIVILPARNGLRIFGPLFSILNYFFHRKLHYVVIGGWLPELIKNKYILKWHLKRFEGIYVETQGMLKSLQQIGFNNVICLPNFKRLNIVEESEISYTTQEPYKLCTFSRVMKEKGIEDAIYAVKKANEFYNRIVYTLDIYGQIDDGYKNSFQIVLNNCPSYIKYKGTVNYEDSVDVIKDYFALLFPTYYEGEGFAGTILDAYASGVPVISTNWKYNGEVIRHEVDGILYDYSDEKALFEILLKVKKNPYIINSLKKNCLKRAKQYSPEIVIKRFIENI from the coding sequence TTGCGGTCATTTTGGGGGAAAAAAAAACTTTTAAATGGACAAACAATTAAGACAAAGCTATTAAATAAAGAGTTAAATATAGCAATTGGAAGTAATAATATTCAAATTGTTGATACACATGGGTGGAAAAGAAATCCATATAAATTGATTCTTGAATGTATAAAACTTCATAAGCATTGCGAAAATATTGTGATATTACCAGCTCGTAATGGCTTAAGAATTTTTGGACCTCTATTCAGCATTCTAAATTATTTTTTTCATAGAAAGTTACATTATGTTGTTATAGGAGGATGGTTACCCGAATTAATAAAAAATAAATATATACTCAAATGGCATCTTAAACGCTTTGAAGGTATATATGTCGAAACACAAGGTATGCTTAAATCTCTTCAACAAATTGGCTTTAATAATGTTATATGCCTTCCTAATTTTAAACGGTTAAACATTGTTGAAGAAAGTGAGATTTCGTACACAACTCAAGAACCATATAAACTTTGTACTTTTTCAAGAGTTATGAAGGAGAAAGGTATAGAAGACGCTATTTATGCAGTAAAAAAAGCTAACGAATTTTATAACAGGATTGTATATACTCTAGACATATATGGACAAATTGATGATGGTTATAAAAATTCCTTTCAAATAGTGCTGAATAATTGTCCATCTTATATTAAATATAAAGGAACTGTAAATTATGAAGATAGTGTTGATGTTATAAAAGATTATTTTGCTTTATTGTTCCCAACTTATTATGAAGGTGAAGGGTTTGCAGGTACTATCCTAGATGCATATGCATCGGGAGTTCCAGTTATAAGTACAAATTGGAAATATAACGGAGAAGTTATTAGACACGAAGTTGACGGCATATTATATGATTATTCTGATGAAAAAGCTTTATTTGAAATACTGTTAAAAGTCAAGAAGAATCCGTATATTATAAATAGTTTAAAGAAAAATTGTTTGAAAAGAGCAAAACAATATTCGCCTGAAATAGTGATAAAGAGATTTATTGAAAATATATAA
- a CDS encoding glycosyltransferase family 2 protein, producing MSHIIPNDKLVSIITPVYNSEKYIRDTINSVLSQTYTNWEMLIADDCSKDNTANVVKEFDDSRIKYFKLENNSGAAIARNKALEQARGKYIAFLDSDDMWKPNKLERQLKFMVQRNIGFSFTGYEILRDKNNKVIKVPKKLNYSGFMKNTIIGTLTVMLNKEIIGDVRLVNVKKDHDSMTWAKILRENNLAYGLNESLAYYRKVEGSISNNKFRAVKNHWNNCRHIENLSIFKCLYYFIFYCLNAFKKHYL from the coding sequence ATGAGTCATATAATACCAAATGATAAATTAGTATCCATAATTACTCCTGTATATAATTCTGAAAAATATATAAGGGATACAATAAATAGTGTTTTATCACAGACTTATACTAATTGGGAAATGCTTATTGCTGATGATTGTTCTAAAGATAATACAGCTAATGTTGTAAAGGAATTTGATGATTCTCGAATTAAGTATTTTAAGCTAGAAAATAATTCAGGTGCAGCTATAGCTAGAAATAAAGCTTTGGAACAAGCAAGGGGTAAATATATTGCATTCTTGGACTCAGATGATATGTGGAAGCCTAATAAGTTAGAAAGACAATTAAAATTTATGGTTCAAAGAAATATAGGGTTCTCATTTACTGGGTATGAGATACTAAGAGATAAAAATAATAAAGTAATAAAGGTGCCTAAAAAGCTTAATTATAGTGGATTTATGAAGAATACTATTATAGGTACACTTACTGTTATGTTGAATAAGGAGATTATTGGTGATGTTAGATTAGTTAATGTTAAGAAAGATCATGATTCAATGACTTGGGCTAAAATACTTAGAGAAAACAATTTAGCTTATGGCTTAAACGAAAGTTTGGCATATTATAGGAAAGTTGAAGGTTCTATATCAAATAATAAGTTTAGAGCAGTTAAGAATCATTGGAATAATTGCAGACATATTGAAAATTTATCTATTTTTAAATGCCTTTACTATTTTATTTTTTATTGCCTTAATGCCTTTAAAAAGCATTATTTATAA
- a CDS encoding sugar transferase yields the protein MQTETKSNTTQTTKKHKKGGIYRRFIKRPMDFVLSLLAIIVLSPVLLIVAILVRVKLGSPVIFKQKRPGLNEKIFTIYKFRTMTDKRDENGELLPDSERLTKFGKFLRSTSLDELPELFNILKGDMSIVGPRPQLVRDMVFMTPEQRERHSVHPGLTGWAQVNGRNNISWEEKFSLDLEYIEDISFLKDMQIIIMTVAKVLMKDDISTEGLDTAEDLGDYLLSNGKIDKETYIYSKERGIEIVNR from the coding sequence ATGCAAACAGAAACTAAATCTAATACTACACAAACAACTAAAAAGCATAAAAAAGGCGGAATATATAGAAGGTTTATAAAAAGACCTATGGACTTTGTATTATCTTTGCTTGCAATTATAGTTTTAAGTCCAGTATTATTGATAGTAGCTATATTAGTGAGAGTGAAATTAGGTAGTCCAGTGATCTTTAAGCAAAAAAGACCTGGACTTAATGAAAAGATATTTACGATATATAAGTTCAGGACAATGACTGATAAAAGAGATGAGAATGGGGAACTGCTTCCTGATAGTGAAAGGCTTACTAAGTTTGGGAAGTTTTTACGTTCAACATCTCTTGATGAGTTGCCAGAGTTGTTTAATATACTCAAGGGTGATATGAGTATAGTGGGTCCAAGGCCTCAATTAGTACGTGATATGGTATTTATGACACCTGAACAAAGAGAGAGACATTCAGTTCATCCAGGTCTTACGGGATGGGCCCAAGTAAATGGCAGAAATAATATTAGCTGGGAAGAAAAGTTTTCTCTTGATTTAGAGTATATTGAGGATATTTCTTTTTTAAAGGATATGCAAATTATAATCATGACAGTTGCTAAGGTTCTTATGAAGGATGATATATCGACAGAGGGTTTGGATACAGCAGAAGATCTTGGTGATTATTTATTAAGTAATGGTAAAATTGATAAAGAAACATATATCTATAGTAAAGAGAGAGGCATAGAAATAGTTAATAGATGA
- a CDS encoding D-glucuronyl C5-epimerase family protein yields MALNIYNIKRWLKMLTGNSILHVNQGVGKIYSTKNVEGYYNDLTEKVTRNKELYNSVKIPLYQLESGKKVVFPIDVFQYGLGSYDLYLLENNRLFLEKFKLCVDWSIDNQELNGAWNTFFFHYPDTPYSAMAQGEGISLLLRAYIKFEEEIYLKAAEKAVEFLIKPIEEGGTSKYTNGNVFLKEYMTEPTVLNGWIFAIFGLYDYLKIVKDKTVADVYHCSIKTMIHNMERFDNGYWSKYDISNMIASPFYHDLHIAQLAIMYEITEEEIFKKYQDKWIKYKDKRLNRYRSFINKAIQKIKEK; encoded by the coding sequence ATGGCGTTAAATATATATAATATAAAAAGATGGCTAAAGATGTTGACTGGTAATAGCATCTTACATGTTAATCAAGGTGTTGGTAAAATATATTCAACTAAAAATGTAGAAGGATATTACAATGATTTAACTGAAAAAGTTACAAGAAATAAAGAATTATATAATTCAGTTAAAATACCACTTTATCAACTAGAAAGTGGAAAGAAGGTTGTTTTTCCTATTGATGTTTTTCAATATGGTCTTGGCTCGTATGACTTATATTTATTAGAGAACAATAGATTGTTTTTAGAAAAGTTTAAATTATGTGTCGATTGGTCTATTGATAATCAAGAATTAAACGGTGCATGGAACACATTCTTTTTTCATTATCCAGATACTCCATATTCAGCAATGGCACAAGGTGAAGGAATATCATTATTATTGAGGGCATATATAAAATTTGAAGAAGAAATCTATTTGAAAGCTGCTGAAAAGGCTGTTGAGTTTTTAATTAAGCCAATTGAAGAAGGTGGAACTTCTAAATACACTAATGGCAATGTATTTCTAAAAGAATATATGACAGAACCAACTGTACTTAATGGATGGATATTTGCTATATTTGGTTTGTATGACTATTTGAAAATAGTTAAAGATAAGACTGTTGCAGATGTATATCATTGTTCTATAAAGACAATGATACACAATATGGAGAGATTTGATAATGGGTATTGGAGTAAATATGATATTAGTAATATGATTGCCAGTCCATTTTATCATGACTTACATATTGCACAATTAGCAATTATGTATGAAATTACTGAGGAAGAAATATTTAAAAAGTATCAAGATAAGTGGATTAAATATAAAGATAAACGACTAAATAGATATAGATCATTTATTAATAAAGCGATTCAAAAAATAAAAGAAAAATAA